A region of uncultured Draconibacterium sp. DNA encodes the following proteins:
- a CDS encoding DUF4134 domain-containing protein, which translates to MQAFYRRGMAASAMLVLGVYNAMAQSSAGIDQATTEVSSYVDPVANLIIAIGAVVGLIGGVRVYIKWQSGDQDTQKAIMGWFGACLFLILVGVVIRSFFA; encoded by the coding sequence ATGCAGGCGTTTTATCGCAGGGGTATGGCAGCTTCGGCCATGCTGGTTTTGGGAGTGTATAATGCAATGGCACAAAGTTCAGCCGGGATTGATCAGGCCACCACGGAGGTAAGTTCCTATGTGGATCCGGTGGCCAATCTGATCATAGCTATCGGAGCAGTAGTGGGCTTGATTGGAGGTGTGCGTGTCTATATCAAATGGCAGAGTGGAGATCAGGATACGCAAAAGGCCATCATGGGCTGGTTTGGAGCCTGTCTCTTCCTGATACTGGTAGGGGTAGTAATCCGCTCATTCTTTGCTTAA
- a CDS encoding TraG family conjugative transposon ATPase encodes MRVKPIQISLPVLGFDGDILISNNLDMGFGLRLFLPELLSCSTEKLYMLHDTFQRVVNILPENTLLHKQDFFFPEDFSANRDTALKNQQSLTGNYLDHFQGRRYLKHECYLYVSLLNTGLLKNYLSSSLIFSRKARLEEARLQEKIRELQTNLASIFRQAGIESIPITREQAMGTASEIGLIERYLTLNFREGQPLLGGIDFRDRLRVMDRFVEILSLSDHSHLPSEVRPTCGHPRTGLPVSLVYPLCWHLPYSHITNQFIYVPGQQEVKAGLEGDYKKIYSLSKFSSENKINAGLIENFLDTVQTSGEKIVKTHFNVTLLDTSISNLKKIKSETATAFSLMNCFPYQHTFDLPFLFFAGLPFSTQLPETELFLTQVPQACCLTNFEGAVKNSDSDFTIHLSDRMEGCPVKIDLSDEPMKKHLIHNRNKIIIGGSGSGKSFFTNHLLRQYAESKNCHVVLLDVGRSYEILTRYLDERLKEKGGARMIEFSEANPISFNPFVVDGSPDLERRQTILSVIYTIYKEQLTEMEKDVIAFSVNRYFETKRKKKRSFNDYYEFCKDIIPRLAEEESIEFNSNEFFFILSKYYKGGEYDYLLNKPMQTDEFFSCPFLVFELDAIKDHPVIFPVATLIIMDIFLQKMRKLKGTRKVICLEEAWKAIATPQMADYLKYFFKTIRKFFGEAMVVTQEVDDVISSPIIRDAIINNADTRILLDMGKFKNKFDEISRFLGLNAFQKEQILSINKNLPSNRKFKEVFISLGEYSRVFALEVSRAEYYCYTTEQTEKEQVLEQLIEDPSILEILKQM; translated from the coding sequence ATGAGAGTAAAACCAATACAAATCAGTCTGCCTGTACTGGGGTTTGATGGGGATATCCTTATTTCCAATAACCTCGATATGGGATTCGGACTGCGACTATTTTTACCGGAGTTGTTGTCTTGCAGCACGGAAAAATTATACATGCTTCACGATACCTTTCAGCGGGTAGTAAATATCCTTCCGGAAAATACCCTGCTTCACAAGCAGGACTTCTTTTTCCCCGAAGATTTTTCCGCAAATCGCGATACGGCGTTAAAGAACCAACAAAGCTTAACGGGAAACTATCTTGATCATTTTCAGGGAAGAAGGTATCTGAAACATGAATGCTACCTCTATGTGAGTTTGTTGAATACCGGCCTTTTAAAAAACTACCTGAGCTCTTCGCTGATTTTTTCACGCAAAGCACGGCTGGAAGAAGCCCGTTTGCAGGAAAAGATCCGGGAACTGCAGACCAACCTGGCCTCGATCTTCCGTCAGGCAGGAATAGAAAGTATACCGATAACCAGAGAACAAGCCATGGGGACAGCCTCGGAAATTGGTCTGATTGAACGCTATCTGACATTGAACTTCAGGGAGGGACAGCCCCTGCTGGGAGGAATAGATTTTCGGGACAGGTTAAGGGTGATGGACCGCTTTGTGGAAATTCTGAGTTTGAGTGACCATTCGCACTTGCCATCAGAAGTACGCCCCACATGCGGCCATCCCCGCACCGGGCTGCCCGTATCACTGGTTTATCCGCTTTGCTGGCACCTGCCTTATTCACATATTACCAACCAGTTTATCTATGTGCCAGGGCAACAGGAGGTGAAAGCAGGACTGGAAGGCGATTACAAAAAGATCTACAGCCTGTCCAAATTTTCCTCAGAGAACAAGATCAATGCCGGGTTAATTGAAAATTTTCTGGACACCGTGCAAACCTCGGGAGAGAAGATCGTTAAGACCCACTTTAATGTGACACTGCTGGATACTTCGATCTCAAATTTGAAAAAAATCAAAAGCGAAACGGCCACCGCTTTTTCGCTGATGAACTGTTTCCCTTACCAGCATACTTTTGATCTGCCGTTTTTGTTTTTTGCCGGATTGCCTTTCAGTACTCAGCTACCCGAGACAGAACTGTTTTTGACGCAGGTACCGCAAGCCTGCTGTTTGACCAATTTTGAAGGCGCGGTCAAGAACTCAGATTCAGATTTCACTATCCATCTGTCGGATCGGATGGAAGGCTGCCCTGTAAAAATTGACCTGTCGGATGAACCCATGAAAAAGCACCTGATCCATAACCGCAACAAAATTATTATCGGCGGATCGGGATCCGGAAAATCCTTTTTTACCAACCACCTGCTGCGGCAGTATGCCGAAAGTAAAAACTGCCATGTTGTATTGCTGGATGTGGGGCGTAGCTATGAGATACTGACCCGGTACCTTGATGAACGACTAAAGGAAAAAGGCGGGGCCAGAATGATTGAGTTCTCAGAAGCCAATCCCATTTCATTTAACCCTTTTGTGGTGGATGGTTCACCGGACCTGGAGCGCCGGCAAACCATTCTGTCGGTTATTTACACCATTTACAAAGAACAGCTTACCGAAATGGAAAAGGATGTCATTGCCTTTTCTGTCAACCGCTATTTTGAAACAAAACGTAAAAAGAAACGCTCGTTTAACGATTACTACGAGTTTTGCAAGGACATCATTCCACGGTTGGCCGAAGAAGAATCCATAGAGTTTAACAGCAACGAATTTTTCTTTATACTGAGTAAATATTACAAGGGAGGAGAATACGATTACCTGCTCAATAAACCCATGCAAACCGATGAGTTTTTCTCCTGTCCCTTTCTGGTGTTCGAGCTGGATGCCATAAAAGACCATCCGGTTATTTTTCCGGTAGCCACGCTGATCATCATGGATATTTTTCTGCAGAAGATGCGGAAGCTAAAAGGTACCCGAAAAGTTATCTGTTTGGAAGAAGCCTGGAAAGCCATTGCCACACCACAGATGGCCGATTATCTAAAGTATTTTTTCAAAACCATTCGTAAATTCTTTGGAGAAGCCATGGTGGTAACACAGGAAGTGGACGATGTGATTTCATCACCCATTATTCGCGATGCCATTATCAACAATGCCGATACCCGGATTCTGCTCGATATGGGCAAATTCAAAAACAAATTTGATGAGATCAGCCGCTTCCTGGGATTGAATGCTTTTCAAAAAGAACAAATCCTTTCGATCAATAAAAATCTTCCATCCAATCGAAAATTTAAGGAGGTATTTATCTCGCTTGGAGAATATTCACGAGTATTTGCCCTGGAAGTTAGCCGTGCCGAATACTATTGTTACACCACCGAACAAACCGAAAAGGAACAAGTGCTGGAACAGCTGATCGAAGATCCGTCCATCCTTGAGATTTTAAAACAAATGTAA
- a CDS encoding DUF4133 domain-containing protein, with product MRNDSASFLTFSPTFNSTKKMKSYTIQKIDTNLYIKGFSGQLVYLALYGILAALLLFVILYIAAGTFVSVAVCVPAFFAWLYRLNRIQKNYGHRGWYKKRIARHLPEFITIKQRIYQ from the coding sequence ATGAGGAACGACAGTGCTTCGTTCCTCACTTTTTCTCCAACATTTAATTCTACTAAGAAAATGAAATCATACACCATCCAAAAAATCGATACCAACCTTTATATCAAAGGATTTTCCGGGCAGCTGGTTTACCTGGCACTTTACGGAATCCTTGCGGCACTCCTTCTCTTTGTAATCCTTTATATCGCTGCAGGAACTTTTGTGTCGGTAGCGGTTTGTGTACCTGCCTTTTTTGCCTGGCTCTACCGGCTGAACCGTATCCAGAAAAACTACGGACACCGGGGCTGGTATAAAAAACGGATTGCCCGTCACCTCCCTGAGTTTATCACGATCAAACAACGCATTTATCAGTAG